A single genomic interval of Mycolicibacterium sp. MU0053 harbors:
- the ftsY gene encoding signal recognition particle-docking protein FtsY yields the protein MSEALWIAIAVIAVLIVAALAVGLVRYRRRQISLAPKDETKTLDRSGGYTTSSGISFSRTEDRVPVIGDDATVPRDAPKRTIADVQLPEPPVVEPEAPVVEPAAPAVEPEPAPPVTAPEAVAPAEPALDTIAPTEGRLDRLRGRLARSQNALGKSVLGLLGGGDLDEDSWQDVEDTLLGADLGPTVTAAVMEQLRAKLVSSGARTTADAHTVLRDALISQLHPEYDRSIRALPHPGAPSVLLVVGVNGTGKTTTVGKLARVLVADGRRVVLGAADTFRAAAADQLQSWASRVGAEVVRGPEGADPASVAFDAVDKGIESGADVVVIDTAGRLHTKTGLMDELGKVKRVISKRATVDEVLLVLDATIGQNGLPQAKVFAEVVDITGVVLTKLDGTAKGGIVFRVQQELGVPVKLVGLGEGPDDLAPFEPTAFVDALLGER from the coding sequence ATGTCAGAAGCTCTCTGGATCGCGATAGCGGTCATTGCCGTACTCATTGTTGCCGCGCTCGCCGTGGGGCTGGTGCGGTATCGGCGGCGTCAGATCAGCCTGGCACCGAAGGACGAGACCAAGACCCTCGACCGCTCGGGCGGCTACACGACGTCATCGGGGATCTCGTTCAGCCGTACCGAGGACCGCGTCCCGGTCATCGGCGACGACGCCACCGTCCCGCGGGACGCCCCCAAGCGCACCATTGCCGATGTCCAGCTCCCTGAACCACCCGTCGTCGAGCCCGAGGCGCCCGTAGTCGAGCCCGCGGCACCCGCCGTCGAGCCCGAGCCTGCGCCGCCGGTCACCGCGCCCGAGGCAGTTGCACCCGCCGAGCCCGCGCTGGACACCATCGCCCCCACCGAGGGCCGGCTGGACCGGCTGCGCGGGCGGTTGGCCAGATCGCAGAACGCGCTGGGCAAGAGCGTGCTGGGGCTGCTCGGCGGCGGCGACCTCGACGAGGACTCCTGGCAGGACGTCGAAGACACCCTGCTGGGTGCCGACCTCGGCCCCACCGTGACCGCCGCGGTGATGGAGCAGTTGCGCGCGAAGCTGGTCTCCAGCGGCGCGCGGACCACCGCCGATGCGCACACCGTGCTGCGCGATGCGCTGATCTCGCAGCTGCATCCGGAGTACGACCGGTCGATCCGGGCGCTGCCGCATCCCGGCGCGCCCTCGGTGTTGCTGGTGGTGGGTGTCAACGGCACCGGTAAGACCACCACGGTGGGCAAGCTGGCCCGGGTGCTGGTGGCCGACGGGCGCCGCGTGGTGCTCGGTGCCGCCGACACCTTCCGCGCGGCCGCGGCCGATCAGCTGCAGTCCTGGGCCTCCCGGGTGGGCGCGGAGGTGGTGCGCGGCCCCGAGGGCGCCGACCCGGCGTCGGTGGCCTTCGACGCCGTCGACAAGGGCATCGAGTCCGGGGCCGACGTCGTCGTCATCGACACGGCGGGGCGGCTGCACACCAAGACCGGCCTGATGGACGAGTTGGGCAAGGTCAAACGGGTGATCAGCAAACGCGCCACGGTCGACGAGGTGTTGCTGGTGCTCGACGCCACCATCGGGCAGAACGGGCTGCCGCAGGCCAAGGTGTTCGCCGAGGTCGTCGACATCACCGGGGTGGTGCTGACCAAGCTCGACGGCACGGCCAAGGGCGGCATCGTGTTCCGCGTCCAGCAGGAATTGGGCGTGCCGGTCAAGCTTGTCGGGCTGGGCGAGGGCCCCGACGATCTGGCCCCGTTCGAGCCGACCGCGTTCGTCGATGCGTTGCTGGGGGAGCGCTGA
- a CDS encoding ammonium transporter, with protein MLLALPDEAFAPFGPDGLSAGDTAWVLTAAALVLFMTPGLAFFYGGLSRQKSVLNMMMMSFGSIGIVSVIYVLWGYSMSFSSGHTGESDILGIFDNPFSLFGVGQLLETRVIDGADAFVIGGFGTVPAIVWVGFQLTFAVITVALISGAVAERMKFGTWLVFGGIWVTLVYFPLAHMVWGGGLLSGSENGFASWLFGTSTADDGTVSATVAPIDFAGGTVVHINAGVAALILAILLGKRTSFGKSTFRPHNIPFVMLGAAILWFGWFGFNVGSEGAADMIAGQVWVNTTAATAAAMLGWLLVERIRDGHATSVGAASGIVAGLVAITPACGALSPIGSLVLGGVAGALSSLAIALKYKLGYDDSLDVVGVHLVSGLWGTIGIGLLALDTGLFYGGGFQQLVVQFTIALIAVVFTAIMTTIIAFMVKPLGWRISKEDEHTGIDETTHAETAYELV; from the coding sequence GTGCTCTTAGCCTTACCAGATGAAGCGTTCGCGCCCTTCGGGCCGGACGGCTTGAGTGCCGGCGATACGGCGTGGGTTCTTACCGCGGCCGCCCTGGTGCTGTTCATGACGCCGGGGCTGGCGTTCTTCTACGGCGGTCTGTCCCGGCAGAAGTCCGTCCTCAACATGATGATGATGTCGTTCGGTTCCATCGGCATCGTCAGCGTGATCTATGTGTTGTGGGGCTACTCGATGTCGTTCTCCTCGGGGCACACCGGCGAAAGCGACATCCTCGGCATCTTCGACAATCCGTTCTCGTTGTTCGGTGTCGGCCAGTTGCTCGAAACCCGGGTCATCGACGGGGCGGACGCGTTTGTCATCGGCGGCTTCGGCACCGTCCCCGCGATCGTCTGGGTCGGCTTCCAACTGACCTTCGCGGTGATCACGGTCGCGCTGATCAGCGGCGCGGTCGCCGAGCGGATGAAGTTCGGCACCTGGTTGGTCTTCGGCGGCATCTGGGTCACCCTGGTGTATTTCCCGCTGGCGCACATGGTTTGGGGCGGCGGTCTGCTCTCGGGCAGCGAGAACGGGTTCGCGTCCTGGCTCTTCGGCACCAGCACAGCCGACGACGGCACGGTGTCGGCCACCGTGGCGCCCATCGACTTCGCCGGTGGCACAGTGGTTCACATCAACGCGGGCGTGGCAGCGCTGATCCTGGCGATCCTGCTGGGCAAGCGGACCAGCTTCGGCAAGTCCACCTTCCGTCCGCACAACATCCCGTTCGTGATGCTGGGTGCGGCCATCCTGTGGTTCGGTTGGTTCGGCTTCAACGTCGGCTCCGAGGGTGCCGCGGACATGATCGCCGGTCAGGTGTGGGTCAACACCACCGCCGCGACCGCGGCCGCGATGCTGGGCTGGTTGCTGGTGGAACGCATCCGCGACGGTCACGCCACCAGCGTCGGTGCCGCCTCGGGCATCGTCGCGGGTCTGGTCGCGATCACTCCGGCCTGCGGCGCGCTGTCCCCGATCGGGTCGCTGGTTCTGGGCGGTGTGGCCGGTGCGCTCTCGTCGCTGGCCATCGCGCTGAAATACAAGCTCGGTTATGACGATTCGCTCGATGTGGTGGGAGTTCACCTGGTCTCGGGGCTGTGGGGCACCATCGGCATCGGCCTGCTGGCACTCGACACCGGCCTGTTTTACGGCGGTGGATTCCAGCAACTCGTCGTGCAGTTCACGATCGCCCTCATCGCCGTCGTGTTTACTGCGATCATGACCACCATCATCGCCTTCATGGTCAAGCCGCTGGGTTGGCGCATCAGTAAAGAGGACGAGCACACTGGTATCGATGAGACCACGCATGCGGAAACCGCTTATGAGCTCGTCTGA
- a CDS encoding [protein-PII] uridylyltransferase yields MKQTPDPAAGASRWEAPAAGASKPATDLATAVKHLLAGAGRHLDAAGLRQALLELHEFWLTSKATEIGITATSGFAIIATGGLGRGELVPFSDLDLMLLHDNMPHEVVSKVAELLWYPLWDANIRLDHSVRTVPEALQVASTDISAGLAMLEARHIAGDGALSALLVGGAWRQWRTGIAARFEELAEHTRGRWERSGEIAHRAEPDLKSGRGGLRDVQLLNALAIAQLADVYPSRLLASPMGTLGDAHRALLDVRTELHRVSGRGRDLLLAQHADEIAAALHVGDRFDLARRLSDAARTIGYYVDSGIRTARNALPKRGFAAVRRPKRRPLDEGVVEYNGEVILARDARPERDPGLILRVAAASATTGLPMSAATLSRLAASAPELRAPWPAPALNDLLVLLAAGSAAISTVEALDRTGLWGRLFPEWGAIRDLPPRDIVHIWTVDRHLIETVSFASGFTTRVSRPDLLLLGALCHDIGKGRGGDHSVVGAELAVQIGVRLGLWPADIDTLSAMVRYHLLLAGTATRKDLQDPETIAAVVDKLDGDPVLLELLHALVEADSLATGPGVWGEWKASLIGELVRRCRLVMAGEPLPQADSIDPQDLSLAAEDGTVHVRMAPGDSPRTYIVTMIAPDERGFLSKAAGVLALHSLRVYSASVNSHEGSAINSFVVAPHFGEPPAVGVLRQQLVLALGGELDVIAALQRRDAETAGPEARGRASTLRAGVPIHPPVAPARIIWHPGGAPDRLTVEVRSTDRTGMLAILTAVLERAGVDIAWARVTTLGSSVVDVFGLVGPGLADKQQDLERRLHEVLPAPPPAPPVEDAG; encoded by the coding sequence ATGAAGCAGACACCCGACCCCGCCGCCGGAGCCTCCCGATGGGAGGCGCCGGCGGCGGGCGCGTCGAAGCCGGCCACCGATCTGGCGACCGCGGTCAAGCATCTGCTCGCCGGCGCGGGACGACATCTCGACGCCGCCGGGTTGCGGCAGGCCCTGCTCGAACTGCACGAATTCTGGCTCACCAGCAAGGCCACCGAGATCGGCATCACCGCGACCAGTGGCTTCGCGATCATCGCGACCGGCGGGTTGGGGCGCGGCGAACTGGTGCCGTTCTCGGATCTGGATCTGATGCTGCTGCACGACAATATGCCCCACGAGGTGGTCTCGAAGGTCGCCGAACTGCTGTGGTATCCGCTGTGGGACGCCAACATCCGGCTCGACCACAGCGTGCGCACCGTACCGGAGGCGCTGCAGGTGGCCAGCACCGACATCTCGGCGGGGCTGGCGATGCTCGAAGCCCGCCACATCGCCGGCGACGGTGCGCTTTCGGCGTTGCTGGTCGGGGGGGCCTGGCGGCAGTGGCGGACCGGAATCGCCGCGCGCTTCGAGGAACTCGCCGAGCACACCCGTGGGCGCTGGGAGCGTAGCGGGGAGATCGCCCACCGGGCCGAACCCGACCTCAAGAGTGGCCGCGGCGGCCTGCGGGATGTGCAACTGCTCAACGCGCTGGCCATCGCCCAACTCGCCGATGTCTATCCGAGTCGGCTGCTGGCCTCGCCGATGGGCACGCTCGGCGATGCCCACCGGGCGTTGCTGGACGTGCGCACCGAACTGCATCGGGTCTCGGGCCGCGGACGTGACCTGTTGTTGGCGCAGCACGCCGACGAAATCGCTGCCGCATTGCACGTCGGGGACCGCTTCGACCTGGCGCGCCGGCTGTCCGACGCCGCCCGCACCATCGGCTACTACGTCGACTCCGGCATCCGAACGGCCCGAAATGCGCTCCCCAAAAGGGGATTCGCGGCGGTGCGTCGGCCGAAGCGGCGACCGCTGGACGAGGGCGTGGTCGAATACAACGGCGAGGTGATCCTGGCCCGCGACGCCCGGCCGGAACGGGACCCGGGCCTGATCCTGCGGGTGGCCGCGGCCTCGGCCACCACCGGGTTGCCGATGTCGGCGGCCACGCTGAGCCGACTGGCCGCCTCGGCGCCGGAGCTGCGCGCACCGTGGCCGGCCCCGGCACTCAACGATCTGCTGGTGCTGCTGGCGGCCGGATCGGCCGCGATCAGCACCGTGGAGGCGCTGGACCGCACGGGCCTGTGGGGGCGGCTCTTCCCGGAGTGGGGAGCGATCCGCGATCTGCCCCCGCGCGACATCGTGCACATCTGGACCGTGGACCGGCATTTGATCGAAACCGTATCGTTTGCAAGCGGTTTCACCACCCGGGTATCGCGCCCCGACCTGCTGCTGCTCGGGGCGCTGTGCCACGACATCGGCAAGGGCCGCGGCGGCGACCACAGCGTGGTCGGCGCCGAGCTCGCCGTTCAGATCGGCGTCCGGCTGGGACTGTGGCCCGCGGACATCGACACGCTCTCGGCGATGGTCCGCTACCACCTGCTGCTCGCCGGCACCGCGACCCGCAAGGATCTACAGGACCCCGAGACCATCGCCGCGGTGGTGGACAAGCTCGACGGGGACCCGGTGCTGCTGGAGTTGCTGCACGCCCTGGTCGAGGCGGATTCGCTGGCGACCGGCCCGGGGGTGTGGGGGGAGTGGAAGGCCTCACTGATCGGGGAACTGGTCCGTCGCTGCCGGCTCGTGATGGCCGGTGAGCCGCTGCCACAGGCCGATTCAATTGACCCCCAGGACCTTTCGCTGGCCGCCGAGGACGGCACCGTGCATGTCCGGATGGCGCCGGGGGACAGCCCGCGCACCTACATCGTCACGATGATCGCCCCGGACGAGCGGGGCTTCCTGTCCAAGGCCGCCGGTGTGCTCGCCCTGCACTCGTTGCGGGTGTACTCGGCCTCGGTGAACAGCCATGAAGGGTCGGCCATCAATTCGTTCGTGGTGGCCCCGCACTTCGGTGAGCCGCCGGCGGTCGGCGTGCTGCGCCAGCAACTGGTGCTCGCGCTCGGTGGTGAGCTGGACGTCATCGCCGCGCTGCAGCGCCGCGACGCCGAGACCGCCGGACCTGAGGCCCGCGGTCGGGCCAGCACGCTGCGCGCCGGCGTCCCGATCCACCCGCCGGTGGCACCGGCGCGGATCATCTGGCATCCGGGCGGGGCCCCGGACCGGCTCACCGTCGAGGTGCGCAGCACCGACCGGACCGGCATGCTGGCGATCCTGACCGCGGTGCTCGAACGCGCCGGTGTCGACATCGCGTGGGCGCGCGTGACCACCCTGGGCTCCTCGGTGGTGGACGTGTTCGGACTTGTCGGCCCCGGTTTGGCGGACAAACAGCAGGATCTGGAACGCCGATTGCACGAGGTGCTGCCCGCCCCGCCGCCGGCACCACCGGTGGAGGATGCGGGCTGA
- a CDS encoding amidohydrolase family protein — protein MRLHVRGIGLPDAEPVDWWIADGVLSAEPVPDAQTVFTDGWIIPGLVDAHCHVGLAPQGATDLAGAAAQAEAERDVGALLLRDAGSPVDTRSFDDREDLPRIIRAGRHLARPKRYIPNLPIDIEDESQLPQYVAEQARFGDGWVKLVGDWIDRSVGDLAPLWSDDVLVAAIEAAHANGARVTAHVFGEDALPGLIKAGIDCIEHGTGITEDTIDLMLEHGTALVPTLINIENFPGIASAATKYPTYAKHMQDLYGSCRQRVGAAREAGVPIYAGTDAGGMIAHGRIADEVAALTGIGMSPTDALGAASWAARDWLGRPGLAHGAPADLVCYSADPREPGVLNRPDLVVLRGKTYP, from the coding sequence GTGCGCCTGCACGTACGCGGCATCGGTCTGCCCGATGCCGAACCGGTGGACTGGTGGATCGCCGACGGCGTGCTCTCGGCCGAACCGGTCCCCGACGCCCAGACGGTGTTCACCGACGGCTGGATCATCCCCGGCCTGGTCGACGCCCACTGCCACGTCGGGCTGGCGCCGCAGGGCGCGACCGACCTGGCGGGGGCGGCCGCGCAGGCCGAAGCCGAACGCGACGTCGGCGCGTTGCTGCTGCGCGATGCCGGCTCGCCGGTGGACACCCGCAGCTTCGACGACCGCGAGGACCTGCCGCGGATCATCCGCGCCGGTAGACACCTGGCCCGCCCCAAGCGCTACATCCCCAACCTGCCGATCGACATCGAGGACGAGTCGCAACTGCCGCAGTACGTGGCCGAGCAGGCCCGGTTCGGCGACGGCTGGGTCAAGCTGGTGGGGGACTGGATCGACCGGTCGGTGGGGGACCTCGCCCCGTTGTGGTCCGACGACGTGCTGGTCGCCGCGATCGAGGCCGCGCACGCCAATGGGGCGCGGGTGACCGCCCACGTGTTCGGTGAGGACGCGCTGCCGGGTCTGATCAAGGCCGGCATCGACTGCATCGAACACGGGACCGGCATCACCGAGGACACCATCGACCTCATGCTCGAACACGGCACCGCGCTGGTGCCGACCCTGATCAACATCGAGAACTTCCCCGGAATCGCCTCGGCGGCAACGAAATACCCGACCTACGCCAAACACATGCAGGATCTGTACGGCTCGTGCCGGCAGCGGGTCGGCGCCGCCCGCGAGGCGGGCGTGCCGATCTATGCCGGCACCGACGCGGGCGGCATGATCGCGCACGGACGCATCGCCGACGAGGTCGCCGCGTTGACCGGGATCGGAATGAGCCCCACCGACGCCCTCGGGGCGGCCTCGTGGGCCGCCCGAGACTGGTTGGGCCGGCCCGGGCTCGCGCACGGCGCGCCCGCCGACCTGGTCTGCTACTCCGCGGACCCGCGCGAGCCGGGCGTGTTGAACCGCCCGGACCTGGTCGTGCTGCGCGGCAAGACCTACCCGTAG
- the ffh gene encoding signal recognition particle protein: MFESLSDRLTDALAGLRGKGRLTDADIDATAREIRLALLEADVSLPVVRGFIARIKERARGAEVSGALNPAQQVVKIVNDELIGILGGETRTLAFAKTPPTVIMLAGLQGAGKTTLAGKLAKWLRGQGHTPLLVACDLQRPGAVNQLKIVGERAGVSVFAPHPGTADEAVGAVGAGPGDPVAVAAAGLAEAKAKHFDVVIVDTAGRLGIDEVLMAQAAAIRDAVSPDETLFVVDAMIGQDAVATAEAFGAGVGFTGVVLTKLDGDARGGAALSVREVTGVPILFASTGEKLEDFDVFHPDRMAGRILGMGDVLSLIEQAEQVFDAQRAEEAAAKIGSGELTLEDFLEQMLAIRQMGPIGNLLGMLPGAGQMKDALAAVDDTHLDRLQAIIRGMTPAERADPKIINASRRLRIANGSGVSVSEVNQLVDRFFEARKVMSSMAGQFGIPGMNRKSKSRKNAKNAKGKKGKKKAGPTQPKARNPLGVPGGFPDLSKLPPGLDELPPGLADFDLSKLKFPGQK, from the coding sequence GTGTTTGAATCCCTGTCCGACCGGTTGACCGATGCGCTGGCGGGCCTGCGTGGCAAGGGCCGGCTCACCGACGCCGACATCGACGCGACCGCCCGCGAGATCCGGCTGGCCCTGCTGGAAGCCGACGTCTCGCTGCCCGTGGTGCGCGGTTTCATCGCGCGGATCAAGGAGCGGGCCCGCGGGGCCGAGGTCTCCGGCGCGCTGAACCCCGCCCAGCAGGTCGTCAAGATCGTCAACGACGAACTGATCGGCATCCTCGGCGGCGAGACCCGCACACTGGCCTTCGCCAAGACGCCGCCGACGGTGATCATGCTGGCCGGCCTGCAGGGCGCCGGTAAGACGACGCTGGCCGGAAAGCTCGCCAAATGGTTGCGCGGCCAGGGCCATACCCCGCTGCTGGTGGCCTGCGATCTGCAGCGCCCGGGCGCGGTCAATCAGCTCAAGATCGTCGGCGAGCGCGCCGGCGTCAGTGTGTTCGCGCCGCACCCCGGCACCGCCGACGAGGCCGTGGGCGCCGTCGGCGCCGGCCCCGGCGACCCGGTGGCCGTCGCCGCGGCGGGCCTCGCCGAGGCCAAGGCCAAGCATTTCGACGTGGTGATCGTCGACACCGCGGGCCGGTTGGGCATCGATGAGGTGCTGATGGCCCAGGCGGCCGCCATCCGAGATGCGGTCTCACCGGACGAGACGTTGTTCGTCGTCGACGCGATGATCGGCCAGGACGCGGTGGCCACCGCCGAGGCCTTCGGCGCCGGCGTCGGCTTCACCGGTGTGGTGCTGACCAAGCTCGACGGTGACGCCCGCGGTGGTGCGGCGCTGTCGGTGCGTGAGGTCACCGGCGTGCCGATCCTGTTCGCGTCCACCGGTGAGAAGCTCGAGGACTTCGACGTCTTCCATCCCGACCGGATGGCGGGCCGGATCCTCGGCATGGGCGATGTGCTGAGCCTGATCGAACAGGCCGAGCAGGTCTTCGATGCGCAGCGGGCCGAAGAGGCCGCCGCCAAGATTGGCTCGGGCGAGCTGACCCTGGAGGACTTCCTCGAGCAGATGCTGGCGATCCGCCAGATGGGTCCCATCGGCAACCTGCTGGGCATGCTGCCCGGCGCGGGGCAGATGAAGGACGCGCTGGCTGCCGTCGACGACACGCACCTGGACCGCTTGCAGGCGATCATCCGCGGCATGACCCCGGCCGAGCGGGCCGACCCCAAGATCATCAACGCCTCGCGCCGGTTGCGGATCGCCAACGGTTCCGGTGTCAGCGTCTCCGAAGTGAATCAGCTCGTCGACCGGTTCTTCGAGGCACGCAAGGTGATGTCGTCGATGGCCGGCCAGTTCGGCATCCCGGGCATGAACCGCAAGTCGAAGAGCCGTAAGAACGCCAAGAACGCCAAGGGCAAGAAGGGCAAGAAGAAGGCGGGCCCGACTCAGCCGAAGGCGCGTAACCCGCTCGGCGTGCCCGGCGGCTTCCCGGATCTGTCGAAGCTGCCCCCCGGACTGGACGAGCTGCCCCCGGGGCTGGCCGACTTCGATCTGTCCAAGCTGAAGTTCCCGGGTCAGAAGTAG
- a CDS encoding P-II family nitrogen regulator, which translates to MKLITAIVKPFTLEDVKTGLEQTGILGMTVSEVQGYGRQKGHTEVYRGAEYSVDFVPKVRVEVVVDDSAVDKVVDVIVQAARTGKIGDGKVWVSPVETVVRVRTGERGSDAL; encoded by the coding sequence ATGAAGCTGATCACCGCAATCGTCAAACCGTTCACGCTTGAAGATGTGAAGACCGGTCTGGAGCAGACGGGCATTCTGGGAATGACCGTGAGCGAGGTCCAGGGCTACGGGCGACAGAAGGGTCACACCGAGGTCTACCGGGGCGCCGAGTACTCCGTGGATTTCGTACCCAAGGTGCGCGTCGAGGTCGTCGTCGACGACTCCGCCGTGGACAAGGTGGTGGACGTCATCGTGCAGGCCGCCCGCACCGGCAAGATCGGCGACGGCAAGGTCTGGGTGAGCCCGGTCGAGACCGTGGTGCGGGTACGCACCGGTGAGCGGGGCAGCGACGCCCTTTGA
- a CDS encoding SRPBCC family protein codes for MATVDISESSTLTPAQAWALASDLRRFDEWLTIFGGWRGPVPAEVAAGTEVSSLIKVKGFRNVIHWEVTRYEEPRRIGLHGHGRGGVQIQLDMTVADNPRGSTFHLVAELRGGLLSGPVGRLVAKVLESDVRRSVRKLATLSPAGSERR; via the coding sequence ATGGCAACGGTTGACATCTCCGAGTCCTCGACGCTGACCCCCGCGCAGGCCTGGGCACTGGCCTCGGACCTGCGGCGCTTCGACGAATGGCTGACCATCTTCGGCGGCTGGCGGGGGCCCGTGCCCGCCGAGGTCGCGGCCGGCACCGAGGTGTCGTCGCTGATCAAGGTCAAGGGTTTCCGCAACGTCATCCACTGGGAGGTGACCCGCTACGAGGAGCCCCGGCGCATCGGGCTGCACGGTCACGGTCGCGGCGGCGTCCAGATCCAGCTGGACATGACGGTTGCGGACAACCCCCGCGGTTCAACCTTCCACCTGGTGGCGGAGCTGCGGGGCGGCCTGCTTTCCGGGCCCGTGGGACGACTGGTGGCCAAGGTGCTCGAATCCGATGTCCGACGGTCGGTGCGCAAACTCGCCACCTTGTCCCCGGCGGGCTCCGAGCGCCGCTAA